The Terriglobia bacterium genomic sequence GCGCGTGCGCAGGATTCAAATTCTCGAAACGGAGTCCGGCCTTTTCGGGCGCGAAAACGGGAAGACCCTGAATAAAGTTGCCGGCCAGAGCGGCCACCAGCGCGGCCGTGAATACAGGCGCCACGGCGAAGAGAAAGTAGACTCCCGCCTGATGAATGAGTTGAGAGTTGTCCCCGGTTGTGGCTTGTTCAAGCAGACTGGCGAACAGCGAGCGGAAACCGGCGGGCGATTCGAGATAGTAGAAAGCCGTCACGGCGCTGGCGGCGAGCGTTATCGCGCCAGTCAGTTCCTGGGAGTAGGCAAACTGTCCTTTGTCCCGCGCCTGCTTCCGGTGCCTCGCAGTCGCTTTTTCTGTGCGTTCCCCGCTTCCCGATGCCACTGGATTATTTCCTCAGGACCATGGTTTCCATGATCGGTCCCATCGCGCGCGGCAAAAATGCCAGCGAAGCGCCCAGGACGACGAGTCCGACAAGAATCTTCAACGGCGCTGCCAGGACCACGGTGTTGATCTGGGGTTGCATTCTCGCGACGAAGCCGACGGTGATTTCGATCAGAAATGTTGCCAGGAAGACCGGCAGAGCGATCTTCCAGCCGATCACAAAGATTTCCTTCGATACTTCCATCAGCGAGCTGAACCACTGATTGGTCGTGATCGTCGCGCCTATCGGGAACACTTTGTAGCTGTCCGCCAGTGCGCGAAACATCACATAGTGCTGGTTCGACGCCAGGATCATGACGTAGCCCAGCATCGTCAGAAATCCGGCCATGACCGTCGACCGGTTCTGCGTCGTCGGATCCGTCATCTGGGCCGCCGAGAATCCGAGATATACGCTTAGAAGCTGGCCGCCGAGATGGAGTCCCGCAAATGCGATCCGGATGCCCATGCTCAGGAGCAGCCCGATGAGGAATTCTGCCGGCAAAATCAGTCCGGGATTGGAATAAACCTGGGGGTTATACGGAATGATCACCGACATTGCCGCCGAGATCGAAAACACCAGGACAATCTTCAGATACTGAGGCAAACCCGAATAGCCCCAGATCGGAGCGAACAGCAGCGTCGAGCCCACACGAATACTGACAATGAGGACATGCAATAAATAAAGGTAAGGGATTGCGAGCGAAACGAACTTCACCGGACGTACGGCTCAAATGATGCGAGCAGCGTGTGCGTATACGAAACCATCGTTCCCATCATCCAGGGGAAGACGATCAGGAAGACGACAAACGTCACGATGATGCGCGGCACGAACGCCAGCGCCTGGTCGTGGATCGAGGTGATGATCTGAATGACGCTGATGATAATACCGACGATGAGACCCGCTCCGAGCATCGGCGCGCTGACCATCAACACGGTTTCGAGAGTCTGATTGGATAGACGCAGAATGATTTCTTCAGACATAGCTTTTCACCAGGGATGAGATAACGAGATTCCAGCCGTCGACCATAATGAAGAGCAGCACCTTGAACGGCAACGACACCATCACCGGAGGCAGCTGCATCATTCCCATCGAAAGCAAGACGGATGCGACCACCATGTCGATGACGAGGAACGGCAGGAACAGCACGAAGCCGATTTGAAACGCGGTCTTGATCTCCGAGATCATGAACGCCGGCATGACCGCGCTCATCGAGAGCTCGGCCGGCGTTTTCGGCTTCGGCGCTCCCGACATCTCGACGAACAGCTGCAGATCCTTTTCGCGCGTGCTCTTGAGCATGAATTCCTTGAGCGGAGCGGCGCCGCGGTCGAGCGCTTCCGACTGGTCGATCTGGCCTGTAGACCAGGGCTGGTAGGCGCTGTTGTACATCTTCGTCAGCGTCGGATTCATCACGAAGAACGAGAGGAACAGGGCCAAGCCGATGAGGATCTGATTCGACGGCGCTTCCTGAGTTCCGAGCGCCTGCCGCAAAAAATGAAAAACGATGATGATGCGGGTAAACGACGACAGCGAAATGATAATGGCCGGCAGAAAGGTCAGAAGCGTCAGCAGGATCATGATCTGCACGGGCATGTTCATCTGAACCTGGCCGTTCGCGCTCGTCATGTCGAGCTTCAAGGTCGCCGGAGCCGCCGCCGCCGGCACAGTCGCAAGCATTAAATTGAACAATGAAAAGTTCATTTTCCCAGTTTGTCCAGAATGGAAATCGATTCCTTAGTTACGCCGATCAGGAGTTCTTCACCGCGGATTTTGACGACAATCAGACGGCATCGATCGCCGAGATGAAGCTGCTCAATGACCGATAGATCGCGCGGACCCGCCATGGCCGGAACGTACTTCTTCATGAGCTGAAGCACGAGGACCAGTCCGCCGAGAAGCAGTACCAGTGAGCCGATTACTTGAAACGCTATCATCAGACCAGACCTCCAGGCTTCTGGATTTCAATGATCCGCACGCCGGATGATTGGTCAACCGCGATCACCTCACCGCGCGCCACCTTCATACCATTGATGCAGATGTCGAACGGCTCTCCGGCCGGCTTTTTGAGCTCGATCACGGAGTTCGGCGAAAGGTTCATCATGTCGCGGACGCGAAGCCGCATGCGGCCGACTTCGATGGCAACCTGCAACGGAATGTCTTGAACCGCGCTCAGCTCGCGCAACATCGCGTCGGCGGGTACTGCGAATTGTTCTGGTTTGTCGCTCATAGTTGAATCACAAATTCGGTGAACATCACGTCCACGACTTTCGGATCGCGGAAATACAGGGCTACCTTGTCCTGCAGCTCGTGACGGAGTTTGTTCTTGCCTTCTTCGTTCATGATTTCCTGCGAAGTCTTCGCTGTCAGGCTCTGCAGAATGACATCGCGAACTTTCTGCTGAAGCGGCTGATTGGCGGCAATCTGCGCCACCTTCGATTTGTCGTCGACGAGAAGGCTGATCTTGATTCTGAGGTAACGAGCCGCGTCCTCGTCGGCGAGGTTGACGACAAAGGGCTCGAGCGGCAGCACCGCACTCTTCTCGAGCATGGCAGCGATCCTTTGCTGCTCGGCTTCCTTCGCCCTGTCCGGATTGGCCGCTCTGGCTTGAGCGTTCAGAGTTCTATTGATCAGTACAAACGAAATGAATCCGCCACCGGCGCTGGATACGATGGCCAGGAGCACAATCACCAGCATCCTGCCGATCGACGCATAAGATTTCGCCGGTTTTACTTCCTGTAGTTCTTCGACTGTTTCTTCAGGCACAATTCGTCTCCTCTTTACGAGTCAAGGACAATGCACGAACTGTGCCGTTTCGTAGGTGTTGAAAGGAAAGGGGTTAGGTCAGGGAAAGGTCAAAACATTGACTGGAAAGATGGGAATCAGCCAAAAACGGTTATGCAGGTATGAATGAATTGTCGCGTAGACATTCCCCGCCTTTCCAAGGCGGGGTGGCTGCGCCATTAACAAATGGCCCGTTTCCTTAGCGGCGCAGACGGGGTTGTTAGTAACTTCAACAAATAAGGTGCGCTGCGCGATTCCTGGATAACCGCCTCGCCCGAGCGTTCTAACGTTTGATCGCTCGGGCACCCCGCCTTGAAAAGGCGGGGAATGGCCTCGCCCGACAATTCATTCCTTGATTCCAGAACAATATTCCCTACTCCAGCAAATGCTCGGCTAAATCCCGGATCAGTTGCCGGACCTCCAGGGTTTTTTCCTCGATCAGCCTGGTGCGCTCGAGCGCTTTTGGCGTCAACTTCTCGAACTGCATCAGCTCGGCATTGGCCAGGACCATCCCGATGCGGTTATTGAGGTCGTGGATCCACTTCTTAACTTTTTCGTCATCCATGACCGACTAATCTAACACGCCTTTCAAATTCGTGTTCTGACGTAACGTCCAATAGAAGCATCGTCTTGCGACTTCTGCAGGGCCGCGTCGTCTTCACGCTCCGATTGATGCAATCGGCGCGCCTGAAGCTTCTCGATGATCTTTTGCGCCTTCATCGCTTCCGACCATTCGGAACGCCGCTGTGCGAGGTTGGTTGTCGCTGTCTCGAGGGATTGATGGATCACCTTGCGTTGCTGTTTCAGGGCCTCGATATATCTTTCGCCGCTCTGGAGATCGTTGCCGGTAGCGGTCTTCAGATAGGCAATTCCTTCCCGCGTCTGCTGAATCTGGCCGGCGGCCTCGGAGTCGGCGTTCTCGAGACGGCGCACTTCGCCTTCGGCCTGCTTGACGCCGGCTTCCGCCACAGACACATAGGTCTGGCGGATATGAAACAGGCGTTCCAGCCGCGGCAGACTTCCCTTGAGTCTGGTGCTCATTTCGTG encodes the following:
- a CDS encoding flagellar biosynthetic protein FliR, with translation MKFVSLAIPYLYLLHVLIVSIRVGSTLLFAPIWGYSGLPQYLKIVLVFSISAAMSVIIPYNPQVYSNPGLILPAEFLIGLLLSMGIRIAFAGLHLGGQLLSVYLGFSAAQMTDPTTQNRSTVMAGFLTMLGYVMILASNQHYVMFRALADSYKVFPIGATITTNQWFSSLMEVSKEIFVIGWKIALPVFLATFLIEITVGFVARMQPQINTVVLAAPLKILVGLVVLGASLAFLPRAMGPIMETMVLRK
- the fliQ gene encoding flagellar biosynthesis protein FliQ, with product MSEEIILRLSNQTLETVLMVSAPMLGAGLIVGIIISVIQIITSIHDQALAFVPRIIVTFVVFLIVFPWMMGTMVSYTHTLLASFEPYVR
- the fliP gene encoding flagellar type III secretion system pore protein FliP (The bacterial flagellar biogenesis protein FliP forms a type III secretion system (T3SS)-type pore required for flagellar assembly.), translating into MNFSLFNLMLATVPAAAAPATLKLDMTSANGQVQMNMPVQIMILLTLLTFLPAIIISLSSFTRIIIVFHFLRQALGTQEAPSNQILIGLALFLSFFVMNPTLTKMYNSAYQPWSTGQIDQSEALDRGAAPLKEFMLKSTREKDLQLFVEMSGAPKPKTPAELSMSAVMPAFMISEIKTAFQIGFVLFLPFLVIDMVVASVLLSMGMMQLPPVMVSLPFKVLLFIMVDGWNLVISSLVKSYV
- a CDS encoding flagellar biosynthetic protein FliO, translated to MIAFQVIGSLVLLLGGLVLVLQLMKKYVPAMAGPRDLSVIEQLHLGDRCRLIVVKIRGEELLIGVTKESISILDKLGK
- the fliN gene encoding flagellar motor switch protein FliN translates to MSDKPEQFAVPADAMLRELSAVQDIPLQVAIEVGRMRLRVRDMMNLSPNSVIELKKPAGEPFDICINGMKVARGEVIAVDQSSGVRIIEIQKPGGLV
- a CDS encoding flagellar basal body-associated FliL family protein, producing the protein MPEETVEELQEVKPAKSYASIGRMLVIVLLAIVSSAGGGFISFVLINRTLNAQARAANPDRAKEAEQQRIAAMLEKSAVLPLEPFVVNLADEDAARYLRIKISLLVDDKSKVAQIAANQPLQQKVRDVILQSLTAKTSQEIMNEEGKNKLRHELQDKVALYFRDPKVVDVMFTEFVIQL
- a CDS encoding flagellar FliJ family protein — translated: MSTRLKGSLPRLERLFHIRQTYVSVAEAGVKQAEGEVRRLENADSEAAGQIQQTREGIAYLKTATGNDLQSGERYIEALKQQRKVIHQSLETATTNLAQRRSEWSEAMKAQKIIEKLQARRLHQSEREDDAALQKSQDDASIGRYVRTRI